One window from the genome of Jiangella alba encodes:
- a CDS encoding PIG-L deacetylase family protein, whose product MTEPTLEPLPEDWERALVIAAHPDDVEYGAAAAIARWTAQGKQVVYCMVTSGEAGIDTMPPEQTGPLREKEERDAAAVVGVDEVEFLGYADGVVEYGLPLRRDVARAIRRHRPDVVITGNFHETFGGVLLNQADHIAVGRAVLDGARDAGNRWVFTELLDEGLEPWNKVRAIWAAGSPEAAHGVDITATFELGVRSLEAHAGYLGALPGHPEPAEFLGMFARQAGPRLGVEYASVFEVYPLMLY is encoded by the coding sequence ATGACGGAGCCGACGCTCGAGCCGCTGCCCGAGGACTGGGAGCGGGCGCTGGTCATCGCCGCGCATCCCGACGACGTCGAGTACGGCGCGGCCGCGGCCATCGCGCGGTGGACGGCGCAGGGCAAGCAGGTCGTGTACTGCATGGTCACCAGCGGCGAGGCGGGCATCGACACCATGCCGCCGGAGCAGACCGGCCCGCTGCGCGAGAAGGAGGAACGCGACGCCGCCGCCGTGGTGGGCGTCGACGAGGTCGAGTTCCTCGGCTACGCCGACGGCGTCGTCGAGTACGGCCTGCCGCTGCGCCGCGACGTCGCGCGGGCCATCCGCCGGCACCGTCCCGACGTCGTCATCACCGGCAACTTCCACGAGACGTTCGGCGGCGTCCTGCTCAACCAGGCCGACCACATCGCCGTCGGCAGGGCCGTGCTCGACGGCGCCCGCGACGCCGGCAACCGGTGGGTGTTCACCGAGCTGCTGGACGAGGGCCTGGAGCCGTGGAACAAGGTGCGTGCCATCTGGGCGGCGGGGTCGCCGGAGGCCGCGCACGGCGTCGACATCACGGCCACGTTCGAGCTGGGCGTCCGGTCGCTCGAGGCGCACGCCGGGTATCTCGGCGCGCTGCCCGGCCACCCGGAGCCGGCCGAGTTCCTCGGCATGTTCGCCCGTCAGGCCGGCCCGCGGCTGGGCGTCGAGTACGCGTCGGTCTTCGAGGTCTATCCGCTGATGCTCTACTGA
- a CDS encoding class E sortase: MQRRAAPRHCRAAARGGRPGGRALVSAAGIAGELLLTTGALVLLFVVYTFWGTGLQTAAAQDDLRDQFQQHLLSRSATPAPAETDPPEPEPLELGDAYAILRIPRFGDDWERIVVEGTDPEDLKDGPGHYAASADPGGLGNVAVAAHRSGHGEPFARFAELRAGDVVEIETVDGVFRYELDDAPDGDSDGNVIEATELWVVDPVPGEPAGTEPAEARLTLTTCWPRWGSEKRMYATGLLVDEHPRDDDAAG; this comes from the coding sequence GTGCAGCGCAGGGCGGCGCCGAGGCATTGCCGGGCCGCGGCCCGTGGCGGGCGGCCCGGCGGCCGCGCGCTGGTCTCGGCCGCCGGCATCGCCGGCGAGCTGCTGCTGACCACCGGCGCGCTGGTGCTGCTGTTCGTCGTCTACACGTTCTGGGGCACCGGGTTGCAGACCGCGGCCGCCCAGGACGACCTGCGCGACCAGTTCCAGCAGCACCTGCTCAGCCGCTCCGCCACCCCGGCCCCGGCCGAGACGGACCCGCCGGAACCGGAGCCGCTGGAGCTCGGCGACGCGTACGCGATCCTGCGCATCCCCCGCTTCGGCGACGACTGGGAGCGCATCGTCGTCGAGGGCACCGACCCCGAGGACCTGAAGGACGGGCCCGGCCACTACGCCGCCAGCGCCGACCCCGGCGGCCTGGGCAACGTCGCCGTCGCCGCGCACCGGTCCGGGCACGGCGAGCCGTTCGCGCGGTTCGCCGAGCTGCGCGCGGGCGACGTCGTCGAGATCGAGACCGTCGACGGGGTGTTCCGGTACGAGCTGGACGACGCGCCCGACGGCGACAGCGACGGCAACGTCATCGAGGCGACCGAGCTGTGGGTGGTCGACCCGGTGCCCGGCGAGCCGGCCGGCACCGAGCCGGCCGAGGCCCGGCTGACGCTGACGACGTGCTGGCCGCGGTGGGGCTCGGAGAAGCGGATGTACGCGACCGGCCTGCTCGTCGACGAGCACCCCCGCGACGACGACGCCGCCGGCTGA
- a CDS encoding hybrid sensor histidine kinase/response regulator transcription factor: MGRQRHDTDRTAEARADALASVVEDLAGKFTLRPLLDRILRRSVELLGCDAGSISSVDETAGVYRKEADFGIACQSGRSFPLSEGMTGAVVAARAPLIFKEYAEVPGGHVAAGDRATLHGVIGVPIGWRGRVIGACVVFSRDPERTFTDDDARLLELFAKHAAIAIVNARMHEQLEERTRAEATAAERERLVREVHDSVAQGLAAVLVHLEGATGPDDRRLAAAREAARGALAESRRTALGLAPSLLEGHSLEEAIGGEVAWARATGDLDAKLVVAGQPAPLTPELAHQAFRIVQEALTNIVQHAAASSARVGVVYGPDGLVLMVQDDGRGFDRPASEPGPGGFGLRGIVARARTYGGSVDVESTPGWGTQIRASLPYQQAGSADPAGSRLRVLVVDDQPVTRAGLARLLAAAEPGVQVVAEIDSAPALLDAYRLLRPDVVLVDAYLGGHDGVECTRRLVAEDPGAAVVLLGATAGDPVVGQALRAGARGCLGPDADGPELARAVLAAAHGGITLSAGVRTTPPRPVVSAADGAPLTVREREVRDLLERGLRDKQIAERLNISVKTVEKHVGAVLRKTGASSRTEVAARAAR, encoded by the coding sequence GTGGGGCGACAGCGGCACGACACCGACCGCACGGCTGAAGCGCGCGCCGACGCGCTGGCGTCGGTGGTCGAGGACCTCGCCGGGAAGTTCACCCTCCGGCCGCTGCTCGACCGCATCCTGCGCCGCTCCGTCGAGCTGCTGGGCTGCGACGCCGGGTCGATCAGCAGCGTCGACGAGACCGCGGGCGTCTACCGCAAGGAGGCCGACTTCGGCATCGCCTGCCAGTCCGGCCGCAGCTTCCCGCTGTCCGAGGGCATGACCGGCGCCGTCGTCGCGGCCCGGGCGCCGCTGATCTTCAAGGAGTACGCCGAGGTCCCCGGCGGGCACGTCGCGGCCGGCGACCGCGCGACCCTGCACGGCGTCATCGGGGTGCCGATCGGCTGGCGCGGCCGCGTCATCGGCGCCTGCGTGGTGTTCAGCCGCGACCCGGAGCGCACCTTCACCGACGACGACGCACGGCTGCTGGAGCTGTTCGCGAAGCACGCCGCCATCGCCATCGTCAACGCGCGCATGCACGAGCAACTGGAGGAGCGCACCCGCGCCGAGGCCACCGCTGCCGAGCGGGAGCGGCTGGTCAGAGAGGTGCACGACAGCGTCGCGCAGGGGCTGGCCGCCGTGCTCGTCCACCTGGAAGGGGCGACGGGGCCGGACGACCGGCGGCTGGCGGCGGCGAGGGAGGCGGCACGGGGCGCGCTGGCGGAGTCGCGCCGCACGGCGCTGGGCCTGGCGCCGTCGCTGCTGGAGGGGCACTCGCTGGAGGAGGCGATCGGCGGCGAGGTGGCGTGGGCGCGGGCCACCGGCGACCTCGACGCGAAGCTGGTGGTGGCCGGGCAACCGGCACCGCTGACACCGGAGCTGGCGCACCAGGCGTTCCGCATCGTGCAGGAGGCGCTGACGAACATCGTGCAGCATGCGGCGGCGTCGTCGGCGCGGGTGGGCGTGGTGTACGGGCCGGACGGGCTGGTGCTGATGGTGCAGGACGACGGGCGCGGCTTCGACCGGCCGGCGTCCGAGCCGGGGCCGGGCGGATTCGGGCTGCGCGGCATCGTCGCCCGGGCGCGGACGTACGGCGGCAGCGTCGACGTCGAGTCGACGCCGGGGTGGGGGACGCAGATCCGCGCCAGCCTGCCCTACCAGCAGGCCGGGTCCGCCGACCCCGCCGGCAGCCGGCTGCGCGTGCTGGTCGTCGACGACCAGCCGGTCACGCGGGCCGGGCTGGCCAGGCTGCTGGCCGCCGCCGAGCCGGGCGTGCAGGTGGTCGCCGAGATCGACAGCGCGCCCGCGCTGCTCGACGCGTACCGGCTGCTGCGCCCGGACGTCGTGCTGGTCGACGCGTACCTGGGCGGCCACGACGGCGTCGAGTGCACGCGCCGGCTGGTCGCCGAGGACCCGGGCGCGGCGGTCGTGCTGCTGGGCGCGACGGCCGGCGACCCGGTCGTCGGGCAGGCGCTGCGGGCCGGCGCCCGCGGCTGCCTGGGGCCCGACGCGGACGGTCCCGAGCTGGCCCGCGCGGTGCTCGCGGCGGCGCACGGCGGCATCACGCTGTCCGCCGGCGTCCGCACCACCCCGCCCCGGCCGGTCGTGTCCGCGGCGGACGGCGCCCCGCTCACCGTCCGCGAGCGCGAGGTCCGCGACCTGCTGGAACGCGGGCTGCGCGACAAGCAGATCGCGGAGCGGCTGAACATCTCCGTCAAGACCGTCGAGAAGCACGTCGGCGCCGTCCTGCGCAAGACCGGCGCGAGCAGCCGCACCGAGGTGGCCGCCCGCGCGGCAAGGTAG
- a CDS encoding class II fructose-bisphosphate aldolase — translation MPVVPTREILDRAFAERYGVAAINIVNDLSLEAVLAAAVEVRAPVIVQTSVKTVRSIGLDLLYAMWRELTAGIEVPVALHLDHCPEREVITDCLRKGWNSVLFDASSLPVEENQRQTVEVVAEAHAIGAHVEGEIESITGVEDGIGSDEEAQRQTLETALTFIRTTGVDVFAPAIGNAHGRYKAEPKLDAQRVSDIVAAEPIPIALHGGTGMTDAQFADLIARGCAKVNISTALKVTYMRSNLEFLRTAEARDSWDPPSLFTAVRADVVDLAAGFMRTFGSAGKAW, via the coding sequence GTGCCGGTCGTGCCGACGCGGGAGATCCTGGACCGCGCCTTCGCCGAGCGCTACGGCGTCGCGGCCATCAACATCGTCAACGACCTCAGCCTCGAGGCCGTGCTCGCCGCGGCCGTCGAGGTACGGGCGCCGGTGATCGTCCAGACCTCGGTGAAGACGGTGAGGTCGATCGGGCTGGACCTGCTCTACGCGATGTGGCGAGAGCTGACGGCGGGCATCGAGGTGCCGGTCGCGCTGCACCTGGACCACTGCCCGGAGCGCGAGGTCATCACCGACTGCCTGCGCAAGGGCTGGAACAGCGTCCTCTTCGACGCGTCCAGCCTGCCGGTCGAGGAGAACCAGCGCCAGACCGTCGAGGTGGTCGCCGAGGCGCACGCCATCGGCGCGCACGTCGAGGGCGAGATCGAGTCGATCACCGGCGTCGAGGACGGCATCGGGTCCGACGAGGAGGCGCAGCGGCAGACGCTGGAGACGGCGCTGACGTTCATCCGCACCACCGGCGTCGACGTGTTCGCGCCGGCCATCGGCAACGCGCACGGCCGGTACAAGGCCGAGCCCAAGCTGGACGCGCAGCGGGTCAGCGACATCGTCGCGGCCGAGCCGATCCCGATCGCCCTGCACGGCGGCACCGGCATGACCGACGCCCAGTTCGCCGACCTCATCGCCCGCGGCTGCGCGAAGGTCAACATCTCGACCGCGCTGAAGGTGACGTACATGCGGTCCAACCTGGAGTTCCTGCGCACCGCCGAGGCGCGGGACAGCTGGGACCCGCCGTCGCTGTTCACCGCGGTCCGCGCCGACGTCGTCGACCTGGCGGCCGGGTTCATGCGCACGTTCGGCAGCGCCGGGAAGGCGTGGTGA
- a CDS encoding HAD-IA family hydrolase, whose product MPALVFDCDGVLADTERYGHLPAFNQTFADVGLPVRWSEDEYAEKLLIGGGKERMASLLTPEFVAANGLPADPDGQREVLADWHRRKTAIYTTMVADGRLPGRPGVARLVEEAHDAGWALAVASTSAEPSVRAVLEHVVGAGRARDFTVLAGDIVPAKKPAPDIYLLALDRLGVAPDSAVVVEDSRNGLLAADGAGLTCLVTVNGYTEREDFAEAALVVSSLGDPDGERFTVLANRSAARPGGWITIDDVAALLKEA is encoded by the coding sequence GTGCCGGCGCTGGTCTTCGACTGCGACGGCGTGCTCGCCGACACCGAGCGCTACGGCCACCTGCCCGCGTTCAACCAGACGTTCGCCGATGTCGGGCTGCCGGTGCGGTGGAGCGAGGACGAGTACGCCGAGAAGCTGCTGATCGGCGGCGGCAAGGAGCGCATGGCCAGCCTGCTGACGCCGGAGTTCGTCGCGGCGAACGGGCTGCCGGCCGACCCGGACGGGCAGCGCGAGGTGCTGGCGGACTGGCACCGGCGCAAGACCGCGATCTACACGACGATGGTCGCCGACGGCCGGCTGCCCGGCCGCCCCGGCGTCGCCCGCCTGGTCGAGGAGGCGCACGACGCGGGCTGGGCACTCGCTGTCGCCTCGACGTCCGCGGAGCCGTCCGTGCGCGCCGTCCTCGAGCACGTCGTCGGCGCCGGGCGGGCGCGCGACTTCACCGTGCTGGCCGGCGACATCGTCCCGGCGAAGAAGCCGGCGCCGGACATCTACCTGCTCGCGCTGGACCGGCTCGGCGTCGCGCCCGACTCCGCCGTCGTCGTGGAGGACAGCCGCAACGGGCTGCTCGCGGCCGACGGCGCCGGGCTGACCTGCCTGGTCACCGTCAATGGCTACACCGAGCGCGAGGACTTCGCCGAGGCCGCGCTGGTCGTCAGCAGCCTGGGCGACCCGGACGGCGAGCGCTTCACCGTGCTCGCGAACCGCTCCGCGGCGCGGCCGGGCGGCTGGATCACGATCGACGACGTGGCCGCGCTGCTGAAGGAGGCATAG